The Geobacter metallireducens GS-15 region AAAGAAGTTGATCCGGTTTACCGCCGCGATGATGGAGCGGTCAGGCGCCACCTGCTCGGAGCAGATGGCCGACAGCTCGTAGGCGCGGCGGATCAGGTAGCCGCCGAAGATCCGCTGGGGGACGTACTCCTGCTCCGGGTACATCCGTTCCCAGGCGTCGGCCACCAGGCGGCCGGCTGGGTGGCCGGTGAAGCCGGGCTCTTCCTGGTCCCGATGCAGCCGGTCGAGCATCTCGTATTCCTCCCGGCTGGGAGGCTCCAGAAGAGACGCCTGCTGCCGGCGGTACTCCTCCCGGTCGGCAATGGCCTTGGCGGCCCGCTGTTGCTCCAGCTCGTCGCCGTACTCAAGAGGGGGAAGGGGAATGCTCTCGCCGGCCCCTTCTCCGCCACGGGCAACCATGGTGAAATAGCAGGAGGCGATGTGGGTGGCCGGGTCGCCGGCATGCTCCACCCGGATCCCCACTTCCAGCGAGGAGCGCCCCACGTGGTTGATCCGGGCATGCATGACGATGTCGCGGTTGACGTCCACCACGTGGCGCACCAGGATGTTGTCGATGGCCGCCGTAACGACCCGCCCCTCGGGATGAAAGCGCCGGACATAGGCAATGGCCGTCTGCTCGGCGAGGATATCCAACTCTTCCAGCAGGAGGCCGAAGCGGAAATTGCCGGGTATCTCCTCGTCGACCACCATGAAACGCCGACGATGCTTCGGTTCGCTCCCCAGCGACAAGGTCCGGTAAAGCGATGTTTCCGTTGGGGTAGTCATGAAATGCCTCCAGTATTTAATGAAGTAATTGCTGCATCCAGTTTACCCCGTATCGCTTAATCGTAAAGCGGAATCGCATGATGCATGAGAGGCGGCCCTTGAGCGCTTTCCCAATCGGGCGTGAGATTTCGGCCAGATTGTCGTCCCCCACAGGGCCGTCGCGGAGGCGTAGCAGCGCTACGCCGCACAAGAACGGACCGAGGACGGACGGCAAAATGGTCGGAAGACCGCGCCCGCCTATCACATGTTCCGGCGGTATTTTCCCCCCACCTCATACAGCGCATGGCTGATCTGCCCCAGGGACGCCACCTTGGCGGTTTCCATGAGCTCGGCAAAGATGTTGCCGCCGTTTACGGCAACCTCCTGCAGTCGCTTCAGCGCCTGTGGTGCCTCATTCCTGTGCCGCTCCTGGAAGGCCCGCAGGTTGGCGATCTGCTGCTCCTTCTCCTCTTTCGTGGCACGGGCCAGTTCCCCTGGCACCTGGTACCCCTCCTCGCAGGCCCGGGGATTGAGGAAGCAGTTGACCCCGATGATGGGGAGCTCGCCGCTGTGTTTCTTGTGCTCGTAGAGCATGGATTCATCCTGGATCTTGCTCCGCTGGTACTGGGTCTCCATTGCCCCCAGGACGCCCCCCCGCTGGTCGATCCGCTCGAATTCACACATCACCGCCTCTTCCACCAGGTCGGTCAGCTCCTCGATGATGAAGGAGCCCTGGCAGGAGTTCTCGTTCTTCGCCAGGCCGAACTCCCGGGTGATAATCATCTGGATCGCCATGGCCCGGCGCACCGACTCCTCGGTTGGGGTAGTGACCGCCTCGTCGTAGGCGTTGGTGTGGAGGGAGTTGCAGTTGTCGTAAATAGCCATGAGGGCCTGAAGCGTCGTGCGGATGTCGTTGAAATCCATCTCCTGGGCGTGGAGGGAGCGGCCGCTGGTCTGGATGTGGTACTTGAGCTTCTGGCTCCGGTCGTTGGCGCCGTACTTCTCCCGCATCACCACGGCCCAGATGCGCCGCGCCACCCGGCCGATGACCGTGTACTCCGGGTCGAGGCCGTTACTGAAGAAGTAGGAGAGGTTCGGGGCGAAGTCGTCGATCTTCATGCCGCGGGAGAGGTAGTACTCCACGTAGGTGAAGCCGTTGGAGAGGGTGAAGGCCAGCTGGGAGATGGGGTTAGCCCCCGCCTCGGCAATGTGGTAGCCGCTGATGGAGACCGAGTAGTAGTTCCGCACCTTCTGCTCGATGAAGTACTGCTGGATGTCACCCATCATCCGGAGGGCGAACTCGGTGGAGAAGATGCAGGTGTTCTGCCCCTGGTCCTCCTTGAGGATGTCGGCCTGCACGGTGCCGCGCACCGTCTGGAGGGTACAGCTCCTGATCTCGGCGTACTCGGCGCCGCTGGGCGCACGGCCGTTCTTCTCCCGGAACGCGGCCACCTGCTGCTCGATGGCGGCGTTGAAGAAGAAGGCGAGCATCATGGGGGCCGGGCCGTTGATGGTGATGGAGACACTGGTGTTGGGGGCGCAGAGGTCGAAGCCGGCATAGAGCTTCTGCATGTCCTCAACGGTGCAGATGGAGACCCCGCTCTCGCCCACCTTGCCGTAGATGTCGGGGGGATAGTCCGGGTCCTCGCCGTAGAGGGTGACGCTGTCGAAGGCGGTGGAGAGCCGCTTGGCGTCGTCGTCCTTGCAGAGATAGTGGAAGCGGCGGTTGGTCCGCTCCGGCGACCCCTCGCCGGCGAACTGGCGCTTCGGGTCCTCCTCGGCCCGCTTGAAGGGGAAGACCCCGGCGGTGTAGGGGAAGAGCCCCGGCACGTTCTCCAGCATGGACCAGCGGACGATCTCCCCGTAATCGGCGAAGTCGGGGAGGCAGACCTTGGGAATCCGGGTGCCGGAGAGGGTGGTGGTGTAGAGGTCGCTGCGGATCTCCTTGTCCCGTACCTTCGTCACCAGCTGATCCTGGCGGTAGGTTTCCTTCAGGCAGGGCCAGTCGGCGAGGATCTTTTTCGGCTCTTCGTGGAGTTTTGCCTCATGGAGGGCGATCTGCCTCTCCAGTTCCCCCGTGGCCGGCGAATCGCCCACCACTTCCTTCGCCCCCTGCAGTTGGAAGAGCCGCCGGGCAACGCCGGCCTGCTCCTGCACCCGTTTCCGGTAGCCGCGCACCGTCTGCACGATCTCTCCCAGGTAGTGGATCCGGTCCGGCGGGATGATGTACTGCTTGAGGCTCTCCTTCTCGGTGATGACCAGGTTCGACTGGAATCCCGAGCCCGTTTTGGTGTTCAGGGTTTCCATGAGGGCCCGGTAGAGGACGTTGGTGCCGGGGTCGTTGAACTGGGCCGCGATGGTGCCGAACACCGGCAGCTCTTCGTCGGCCGCCTCGAAGAGGTTGCGGTTACGCCGGTACTGTTTGCGCACGTTGCGCAGGGCATCCTCGGCCCCTTTCCGCTCGAACTTGTTGAGGGCGATGAGATCGGCGAAGTCGAGCATGTCGATCTTCTCCAGTTGGGTCGGAGCGCCGAACTCGCAGGTCATGACGTAGAGGGAGACATCGGCGATCTCCACAACCCGGGCATCCCCCTGACCGATGCCGCTCGTCTCCACGATGACGAGATCGAAACCGGCGGCCTTCACCACATCAATGGCATCGTTGATGGCTGCAGACAGCTCCGAGTGGGAATCGCGGGTGGCCAGGGAGCGCATGTAGACCTTGCTGGTGTTGATGGCGTTCATCCGGATCCGGTCCCCCAGGAGTGCGCCACCGGTCCGTTGGCGACTCGGGTCCACCGCCAGAATGGCGACGCTCTTCTCCGGGAAATCCCGCAGGAACCGGCGCACCAGCTCGTCGGTGAGGGAGCTCTTGCCGGCACCGCCCGTACCGGTGACCCCCACTACCGGCGCGGGGCGGGCCATGGTCCTGATCCTCTCCCGCAGGGGGCCGTAGCCGCCGGAATGGTCATGGACATCCTGCTCCGCCAGGGTGATGAGGGTGTTGACGGCCCGGATATCCTGGTGCTGGAGCTTGTTGATCTCTTCGTCGATGTTCCGCTGGGGGGCAAAATCGCACTCCTTGAGCATGAAGTTGATCATCCCCTGGAGCCCCATGCGCCTGCCGTCTTCGGGGGAAAAAATCTTGGAGATGCCGTAGGACTCCAGCTCCCGGATCTCGTCCGGGATGATGACCCCGCCGCCGCCGCCGAATATCCGCACCTGCTCCGCACCTCGCTCCCGCAGCTGGTCCTTGATGTACTTGAAGAACTCCAGGTGCCCTCCCTGGTAGCAGGAGACGGCAATTCCTTGGGCATCCTCCTGGATGGCGGCGGTGACGATCTCGTCCACGGAGCGGTTGTGCCCCAGGTGGATAACCTCGGCCCCAGAGGCCTGCAGAATACGACGGATGATGTTGGTGGAGGCGTCGTGACCGTCGAAGAGGCTCGTGGCGGTGACGAAGCGGACCTTGTGGGTGGTTTTGTAGGGTGCTGCGGCGGCGGTATGCATGGATAGACCTCCCAGTTTATTTTTCGACCACAAACTCCCAGGCGCACCAGAAGGCGTCGGGGTGTGCATCTGGCGGACAGGCGATGCAGGATGTCCTGATGCGCGGGTCAACGGTTCTTGCGAATTCGGCGTACTCAACGAGGCCGACGCTCTTGCAGGGGAAATCCGGCAACCCCTTGCGCCTGCGGGCCGACTGGACCCGGCAGTCGAGCATCCTGAAGGCGACCCGATCGTCGCTCTGCTCGATGA contains the following coding sequences:
- a CDS encoding hotdog domain-containing protein, translating into MTTPTETSLYRTLSLGSEPKHRRRFMVVDEEIPGNFRFGLLLEELDILAEQTAIAYVRRFHPEGRVVTAAIDNILVRHVVDVNRDIVMHARINHVGRSSLEVGIRVEHAGDPATHIASCYFTMVARGGEGAGESIPLPPLEYGDELEQQRAAKAIADREEYRRQQASLLEPPSREEYEMLDRLHRDQEEPGFTGHPAGRLVADAWERMYPEQEYVPQRIFGGYLIRRAYELSAICSEQVAPDRSIIAAVNRINFFHPVRIGDKLHFTSRVVYTNESFVCVEASIERISRDRTASALSNSCLFTFVNVDRELNHRPVPPIYPATYREDARYLEAYRSYQAIAGHYRML
- the icmF gene encoding fused isobutyryl-CoA mutase/GTPase IcmF; amino-acid sequence: MHTAAAAPYKTTHKVRFVTATSLFDGHDASTNIIRRILQASGAEVIHLGHNRSVDEIVTAAIQEDAQGIAVSCYQGGHLEFFKYIKDQLRERGAEQVRIFGGGGGVIIPDEIRELESYGISKIFSPEDGRRMGLQGMINFMLKECDFAPQRNIDEEINKLQHQDIRAVNTLITLAEQDVHDHSGGYGPLRERIRTMARPAPVVGVTGTGGAGKSSLTDELVRRFLRDFPEKSVAILAVDPSRQRTGGALLGDRIRMNAINTSKVYMRSLATRDSHSELSAAINDAIDVVKAAGFDLVIVETSGIGQGDARVVEIADVSLYVMTCEFGAPTQLEKIDMLDFADLIALNKFERKGAEDALRNVRKQYRRNRNLFEAADEELPVFGTIAAQFNDPGTNVLYRALMETLNTKTGSGFQSNLVITEKESLKQYIIPPDRIHYLGEIVQTVRGYRKRVQEQAGVARRLFQLQGAKEVVGDSPATGELERQIALHEAKLHEEPKKILADWPCLKETYRQDQLVTKVRDKEIRSDLYTTTLSGTRIPKVCLPDFADYGEIVRWSMLENVPGLFPYTAGVFPFKRAEEDPKRQFAGEGSPERTNRRFHYLCKDDDAKRLSTAFDSVTLYGEDPDYPPDIYGKVGESGVSICTVEDMQKLYAGFDLCAPNTSVSITINGPAPMMLAFFFNAAIEQQVAAFREKNGRAPSGAEYAEIRSCTLQTVRGTVQADILKEDQGQNTCIFSTEFALRMMGDIQQYFIEQKVRNYYSVSISGYHIAEAGANPISQLAFTLSNGFTYVEYYLSRGMKIDDFAPNLSYFFSNGLDPEYTVIGRVARRIWAVVMREKYGANDRSQKLKYHIQTSGRSLHAQEMDFNDIRTTLQALMAIYDNCNSLHTNAYDEAVTTPTEESVRRAMAIQMIITREFGLAKNENSCQGSFIIEELTDLVEEAVMCEFERIDQRGGVLGAMETQYQRSKIQDESMLYEHKKHSGELPIIGVNCFLNPRACEEGYQVPGELARATKEEKEQQIANLRAFQERHRNEAPQALKRLQEVAVNGGNIFAELMETAKVASLGQISHALYEVGGKYRRNM